From a region of the Lactuca sativa cultivar Salinas chromosome 4, Lsat_Salinas_v11, whole genome shotgun sequence genome:
- the LOC128133567 gene encoding heat shock 70 kDa protein 15-like — MSIVGFDLGNESCVVVVARQRGIDVVLNDESKRETPALVCFGDKQRFLGTAGAATSMMNPKNTISQIKRLIGRPFSDPELQQDLKALPFSVTEGLDGFPLINARYLGETKSFTPTQVMGMVFSNMKTIAEKNLNAAVVDCCIGVPIYFTDLQRRAVMDAATIAGLHPLRLMHETTATALAYGIYKTDLPENEQLNVAFIDIGHASMQVCSEAQCPLVQYITRELLTCLIMEHVMRFASPEYAPVRSDSVVGELKLSEPTDVILLEITRIEMLAVTGIPKIEKLEIEGKAFHTNLYAVRCNYSGGKEGETERIIKHMIKLFGLVLSVAPSPAPVVFGNGTVDVVVVVDIVVVPQSTKSKP; from the exons ATGAGCATAGTTGGATTTGATCTTGGGAATGAGAGTTGTGTTGTGGTAGTTGCCAGACAAAGGGGAATTGATGTTGTTCTTAATGATGAGTCAAAACGTGAGACTCCCGCTCTTGTGTGTTTTGGTGATAAACAGCGTTTTCTTGGAACAGCTGGTGCTGCAACCAGTATGATGAACCCAAAAAACACCATTTCCCAAATTAAGCGGTTAATAGGGCGTCCTTTTTCTGATCCTGAATTGCAACAAGATCTCAAGGCTTTGCCTTTTTCAGTTACTGAGGGACTCGATGGTTTCCCATTGATCAATGCAAGGTATCTTGGGGAAACAAAGTCATTCACCCCAACACAAGTTATGGGAATGGTTTTCTCAAACATGAAGACAATAGCTGAAAAGAATTTGAATGCAGCAGTTGTGGATTGCTGTATTGGGGTACCTATCTACTTCACTGATCTTCAAAGAAGAGCTGTAATGGATGCAGCTACTATTGCCGGTTTGCATCCTCTACGGTTGATGCATGAGACTACAGCCACTGCTTTAGCTTATGGAATATACAAAACTGACTTACCTGAAAATGAGCAGCTCAATGTAGCCTTCATTGACATTGGACATGCTAGCATGCAGGTATGCAGTGAAGCTCAATGCCCTTTAGTTCAATACATTACACGAGAGCTTTTAACATGCTTAATAATGGAACATGTAATGAGATTCGCAAGCCCCGA GTATGCACCTGTTCGTAGCGATTCGGTTGTTGGTGAGCTGAAGTTGTCAGAGCCAACTGATGTAATTCTCCTAG AGATTACAAGAATTGAGATGCTTGCGGTTACTG GAATTCCTAAAATAGAGAAGCTAGAAATTGAAGGGAAAGCTTTCCATACAAACTTATATGCAGTTCGTTGTAATTATAGTGGAGGAAAAGAGG gtGAAACAGAAAGGATCATCAAACATATGATCAAACTATTTGGGCTAGTATTATCTGTGGCTCCTTCTCCTGCTCCT GTAGTCTTTGGTAATGGAACCGTGGATGTCGTGGTGGTGGTGGATATCGTGGTGGTGCCCCAGTCAACCAAATCCAAACCTTAA